From Malaya genurostris strain Urasoe2022 chromosome 2, Malgen_1.1, whole genome shotgun sequence:
gattttgtattgcgttggaggatgagaagtaggcacaattatgtgtatagttttggcaatatgtattaaatctgtatcctgcatgaaattcgcatggacgtatacaaatcaatactagagtgcctataaccagagtgacgacatctcatccgtaattttggcaacaattcaaaacattccattagctttacattgaattgacaggtcgtttgctcgtttggaactgggagctgtcattccaaacgaacagctgtcgccactctgattatagtcactctaatcaatacattacattctgtatgaatggcaactctgttggtaaatgaaaaaaataaacacagtctagatgacagacagaatgtttttgataggataacgtggcgccatcatgaaacatgtgagtactgtcccaaataaaggaatattcgaaatgaccgttaaaatgattgaagaatctaatttgagtgtcctgtctgttagtctgtgatgatTTTATTCCACGGAAAGGTCAAATGTTTTCCGGCTGACcgaaattatgagcgccttccaaaacactgcacaatccgtcgagttcaccagaaattaccctcgaacgatttctgtaggcagcaagtggaaaagtgatttattattttctgcctataagtaaacaaaaagtttttagtggttctaatgttttaaaaactttagcacctgtacctgAATCCATTCGATGTACTCTTCAAGActtgtttggttaataaaaagacacttactgaaaattttcataactGTTCGACAGTTAGTTTAAAGAAAATAAGTTttgacagaagttcggttattgtttggcggctattcagatttaccgtatgaattgtatatcttttTACAAAGTTCTGTAATGAAAAATTACgtcaaactgatcgtccggtaaaaaattgcataattattgtaaaatataactcatgtaccgaaatatcggtcatttctatagattaccgaaatttcccgtcaaaaatattaccgaacaaaggaattattTCTTAGTGTGTATTTTCCGGTGgttattagaaaaaatggaataaGAACAAAATTTTATTGTTTGTGACATTTATCTTCAGCAAGAGAGCCTATGACTTACTACAAGGACATGTCAACCAATATATTCTACAATCGGTGTTAATACCGAATTACATATTTTACAATTGTACGTCCACGAAACAAGTAATGTAATGTACATATTTTGtgtgtttctacaaaaataaaacgaaattctGATAATGTTGATTAAGTGGATGTTTATAATTCATAAACAAATGAAttctttgttcactttcaatTCCTGGAGGTCTTGAGGTAATTCATCAACTCCATTTCGTTGCTTTTGCCGAACATTCAGTAAAGGTTTTGCCCTGCGCATCTTGCCTATCActataaatcccgttcctaacacgctggttgtgccacagctctgataAAAGGTAGCCGCCCGCTTTCCcataccttctgtcccgtccaaaaaagttcctgcagtgctacgacatcgaatttGAAAGTTTGCAACTCATCGGgcagtactcgatcgctactaCCGTTCCGAATATCGATAGTCAGTTTTTCACTTACAGGATTGTAGGTAAaggtacttaccttacctaacagctataggcctgggatgtcctttgctgtatcaagaatacgtctccacaaaactcggtccatggctgctcgtcgccagctacTCGAGGCACGGATGCTGCTGAGattaccctccacttgatcgatccaccttgctcgctgcgctcctcttcttcttgtgccagtcggattagattcaagaaccattttcactgggctgtcatccgacattcttatgacatgcccagcccatcgtagacgtccgattttagctgtccgtacgataggtggttctcctagcagctgttgcaattcgtgattcatacgccgtctccacgttccgttttccatctgcactccgccatagatggtcctcagtacctttctttcgaaaacactgaggacgcgttggtcctctgccaacatagtccaggtctcgtggccatagagaacaaccgggctaataagcgttttgtagatagattTTTTTAGATTGTGAAGGTTTAAACACAATTAAACAGTTTTAAACCGATTGAAATGGATATGAATAAGAAAAACTTTAGTGTGTGAAGTTCTGTAGCAATTATTCTTTATTCATTGTCGCAACAAAGGTGAACAatcttattttattatttctacatgcaatattgaaaatatttgctgcaATTCCTGCCATGAACAAAtccattttgtgtttcgatGATTCACGAATCACCAATCTACGAGTAACTTAACAATGCAACATGCGAATGAATGACCTATACTAAGTTTTGCAGAACAATTTGAAAGTTTCAATACTTTGAGTATCCCCTCAATACGATATGTCAGTggaaattttagattttttttatatcatatatTATCATATTtgaatattaatatttaaaGTAGCTGGTCGACCATAAATATGTCATAGAAGATTAAGTTTCTTTTTTCATTTCTCTGTGGAAGCGCGACGTTTGCGACCTTGATtagttatttttattaaaaataattaaaatttgttattcTGTTTGTATCAAAAGTACCCCCTTTGTAAGGAATTAAACACTGTGTGTACAAAAGTTGAAAATTAAAGCTTTTCGGTGTGGTTCTACATTGTCCTTTACAATTACGGGTCAATGAAACTGGGAATCGTTACCCGACTAttatagataattttttttattattctacTTATAAACTTAGAATGCTACGAAAGCTAAATGTTTCAACATTTTGTGTGTCAGTTCACTTTCCAAAACTGATTGTCTAGTGAGTTTCtgctttactgaaaaaattactaGATTTGGTCGATGGATAGcaaatgctggaagaaaataTAGATTACTATTCTAGGATTAGTTGAAAGCAATGCTACGAGTAGAGTAGTTTCGGTTGTCGCTACGCCAGCTGGATTGTTTTTGCCATTTGTTTACGTTCTTACTTTATTATACTTCACAACCACCGTCTTCGTGTTGATTACTACTAAAATAGATTGTTTCGTACattattgaaatctgaaatctgttTTCAAGCTCCGAACCGCCGACGCGGCCGTTTAAAGCTGTTGGTTTGAACAATCATTCTTCGTTTAGTTGAGCAGAATGAGTATCCCAATCTGCTAGTTAAGCGCATACTTGAGCACCTTGCCCAGGTACTCAATGGTAATGAACAGAGATCGTGCGTCTTTCGGATCTCGCCTGCAAAAGAACTTCCCATTGATGACTTGACCCTCCTCAACCGGTATCGGTTCTTCGACGTAAAATATGGTCTGCTTCCAATGGGTACCCTTCGTGTACGGAGAAGTGGAAAATTCTACATGCTCGGGCAGCTCGAAGAACGTGTCAAAATAACCGACCAAGGCAGTAAGTTTGCATTTGCGTTTAACAATCAGTTCAAAATTGTAACTAAAGTTTGGACAGTTTACGTCTACTTCCATTAGATCGAAATTAGCGATTATATTAGCGTTGGTTATGACATGTTCCGGTTTGCATATTTCCACAGTTGCTTCTCGCAGTACTTCCTTCTTCATGCACGACATATCGAAACCGTAGACATTTTTCCAGAAACCGATAAACTCGTCGTGTCGTTCCACGTCCCCATATCCGACTAAGCTCAGATTACATCGATTTGGTAGAATGAAACCGCCCTCCTTAAGGTATCGTTGCCTGGCGTAAATAACACTGTCCATCATTCCTTCGAACAGTAGGAAATAACCCATCCACTCGGACACAATTATATCAACCTTCTCGACGGGCAGCTCACTGTCTTCCAAGCGTCCTTTCACAAACTTGATGCTCTCAATCTTGTTCCGTCGAACGATGTCCATTGCCTGATAGATAATATCCGATTGGTCTATAGAAATAACTTCCTTCGCGCCTGCCTTGGCAGAAAACATGGACAAAATGGCAGTACCACAACCTAAATCAAGCACTGTCTTCCCTTGGAAAATTGCACTATTGTTCAAAATAGCATCCCGGTAGCTGGCCGTGCGCACATAATCCTGAAAAGAAATATCCCAATTCTATCATCAAATATTACGGTAATATCACTACATACGTACGCTAAGCATGTCGTGATGAATACCGAAGTGTGAATAAGTATTAAAATAACTCTGATCATCCTCGACAGACAAGGTGCTGACACAGTGCTTCAGTTCCTCCCggatttgggcaactttttcctcCGGGTCCCGTTTCTTTCCAGCAGCAGACAATTCACTTTGTTGCTCCAGAAGGTTTCGAAAACTTTCCTTCATCTTTTCGATATCGCTGGCAGCATGCTGCAGAAGATTTTCCTTCTCACGAACTTGTGCCGTCAATTCGTTAATAATTCCATGTAATTTCCTGTACTGATCCGTTGTCAACGTGATCGTTTCCCCGATATCATTGCCATTTTCCTTCGCACTACCACCATCGGTACTGTTGCCATTCAACAAAATCTCATCCAACTCATCCAACTCATCCAGATCAAACATTAGCCAGGTTTCGTTCTCGACCGGTTTTAAATATTTATCGTCTAGCCAGAACACACTACGTTCATTCTTGAACACGGCTGGGTCCGGCTTTTCCAGGCGGATGTAGTTGATCATCTTTATGTACGAATACTCGTCCAGATGGAACCTACGTCGTACTTGCGCCAAGTCAAATTCATGCCGTTCACGGGCATGTCGAATAGCTGTGGTCATAGTCGGTGAAACCTGTTCGCAAAATAGACACCGTACTGGTTCGTTTTGTTCCTCCGCAATTTCCCACTCTTCAGTTTCCTCTTCTTCACCATTCGAATCGCCACCCGTCTCCATCTCACAAAGAGGTGGACAATCTGaagaaaaaaacttcatcaatcCGTTTCTACGATTACGATTTCATTAGTTTACCATCATCAGACATTTTGAAGTGTGCTCCGAAAAATACCCAACTATCTAGCAGAATATTGCTTAAATTATAATTTCGAGAAATGAATAAAATGCACTAgaaaaggaaattttttttcctgatcCGTAGAAAAAACAATAATCAGCCAGGCCGACAGGAACGAAAACATGCGCGCCGCAGGCAATCGCACGCTGTCGAACTTTGACGTttcgaataatattctgtttctGGGTTTCTGTAAGCTAGCGGGATCTGCTTTTTCACCGAGCAACGATGCCATAAATTAGTCTAAACATTCGAGCATATGTCGTAATGTCGGTGAAAATAACCGGGAAGCAACTTCACAGATCCCATTGTTCTCAAATGTTACaaaaattttggttctctggttctgtcaaaatgatttattacatttttcaaaaaggcgtttttatgatttgaatgaaaatatgttttaaggACATCtccaaatttattcatttaggaACAAAATTAGCTTCGTGAGTTTCTTTCGCATTGATTGTTTCCATGCgaagtttaaaaaataatcaaCATACAGTTTTAATCGCGGTTTGAACAGAACATTACGATGCTTATTCACTGAATTTTGGTTCAATATGTGTTCGGATATACCATCAAACACACCAGGAACGTCGTTCAATACTAGGAAAACCCATCTATTCACCAAAAAATCATAAAAGTTATGGATGTTCATGCTGCCTTCTGTGATGGAAAAAATTTAATTCCATTTCCGTTATTTTGCAGATTTATTCTGTTCCTGCATGGGCTCCTATGTTTTTGGTACCGTTTATAATTTCGGATAGGCAATCTTTGCATTTgatgtttttaaatattttttttacatctaCTACTCTGTATACGACATAGCATGGTTGAGGACAAAATCATCATAATATAATGTTGACTTGTAAACAACTTTGACCAAGCATTACTGAGAATGATTTGTGATCGCAATGAATGACACATTCATTATAGAATTTGCTCTCGCTCTCTAGCACAGCTTTATAATCGTAACAAGCTTGTAGTCATGTAATTTTTAATTACATGATAGCTGCCCGGTCAGGGCCCCCAAACTATAACTGAACAAAATGCTTTTATTTCAAACAATTCATTTTGTTAGTATACCCTCGTTAGAAGTTTGTTGCGTTTGTGCTCAGTTCACTTTGCATATTCAATAGTTAGcactattaaaaacaaaataaacaacaaatagTAATAGTATTTAGCGGGTAATAGCACCACCGATTCCCTCCATCGAAAGTCTAATCCTATTCGTCAGCCAACAACACAAATTGAACAAGATAATAACACATCTCTGGCATCACTGCTTAATTGCTAACCGCTCCCTAGGTAAACGCACGATGTAAAATATGCGGACACTAGCTTCCGCACAAACGTCAAACAGCACAGAAAGGGAAAAGCAAAGAACATCCACAGTCGGCTCAATCAGTCATCGGAGACAGACGTCTAATTCACTCACACGAAACAATTCGCCGCTATCGGCCATTCTACATCGTCTGAAAACGTGGCCGTAAACAGGTATGTGCTGGTCCACTCAAACcattcaaaactattgcaatcgtCGATTACAGCTCGAAGATCCGTCCACAACGACTAGCAATAGGAAACCAGCTAACAAACTGGGTAGGAAAACCAGTGCGACGCTGTTAAAGGAAATCTAGCGCTAGGAAAGAGCAAAACCCCAAAATCGGTGTGATATGAAACGAAAGGGTAATAACTCACCCAAGAGGGTGGTCACGCAAAGATTCAATATAGCCATTATTTTAGggtgttgttgtttttggttcGCCTCGCATTTCTTCGGTGACGGCTCAATTCATTGCGTCGGCAGGCGTGCTATCATCGACCCAAGCGGCACACGGACAGACGATTCTCATACTTCAAGTTTGGTGGCCTGACCCCTCTCGTTTGATCCGAGCATTGTTGACGGTGGACAAAGCAGAAAGTTAACTGACGCATACGGTATACGGTAGTGTATGCTGACGGAACGAGCGACGTCATTGAGCTGCTTATGAACAGGTTGATTACTGCAGCTGAACGATCGCTGAGAGAAAGTAGCTCGTGTGTTCGCCGTTTGTCAAAATGGCGGCGTAATTGAGATTATTCATGGGTTAAGTGCACAAGTCTCCGGTACCGtgagaaaaaaatcactatTGTAAACATTTATGAGATAACGGTGAGGAAAGTGAAGATGGGAAGAATTTAGAGACGGTGGAGGAAGGAAGGTATtatgaggttatgatttgtaaaggATGGAAAAATAGAGAAAGAGTGCGAAGAACAGGCCAGTTTTGAAAGAGAAGGTAGGAATGTGGGGAAAGGAGGAGGAAAGTACAGTTGAGTGAGGTTATGATGATGGCTTATGATTGAATACAAACGCATGAAATGACACATTTTGATTTGTTTGAGCAAGCCTGGAGTTACAAGTTGCGCTCATCAACAACTGTTTGTCCCTACTGATTAAAACACTTATTTTTTATCCTGCTGGTTGGTTAAATGTTATCcagcaggaatttgatttacatAAGTAACAAGAGTGCAGGAGTTAGTCTCTCTCAAGCAGCCTGCAAACGAAGCGCTTGTTTGTTCGCAGTATTTGCTGAGATCGCCAGATTACCATCGCTAATCCTGCCCTCCTGCtacttctgtttataatatGCAAGTATAACTAAGAATTGTTACTCTCTATTAACTTGACACGAATTAaataagtgatatgcaacagttttcgtTGAACTCGGCTCactgccagtttcagttcaattatcctttgcatcaaaacaacaagcatctaatcatcaaatacaaataatgatACCCCTAGGTCCAATACAAACCTgttgccaatgtttggttcaacgCCTAGATCAATTTAGCCTAGCCTGTTTCATCGTTTTGTCATGACAGCTTTGGACCGTTTTAAAAGAAAATTGCTGGCAACAATATATCGAATGAATTTAGTTGCTACGACATACGAAATaagtttgtttgttgttttttgtccGCTGTTGAAATTATTCAATCCTCAACAAATTCATGAAAAAGTTAAAAGGAATCCTGCAATATTTCAACTGTTAATAGTGGTTAAGGATAGTGGAAGGGTAGCGTGATggataattatttcaaataaaatatatcaACAATTCAATTTTCAGCAATTAGTTTAGTTTGGCAAAGTTAACCATTACCAACAAGGAAAAATAAGCCAATGTAATAggattaatattgaaaaaaatcacatgAACGTAAACAACGTTGAGGAATGCGTTAGAGTTGCTATACGTACGCAAAAAATGATTAACCTTCATTATCCCAAATTCTAACCGATGAGCGGCTGTTGTCGTAAGTTTGTTTTTTGTTGATCTTAGTTAATGATTTTTGTAATATATTTCACAGGTAACATTTACTCATGAGTCATGGAACATTTAGAAGCCGTCGGCTGTTCTTCGCGACATTTGTAAAAGTGAAGCATAACcgagcaaccagaagttccacaattacttaaaaagtccactttcttgctgcttaaaagtacacgcggaacttttgagaacttgaaagtacagaacaagttccgcgtgaactttctagctgcttaagaaaacacgtggcaatttttgacagttcgaagtacagaacaacttccgcgtgaactttctcgctgcttaagagtgcacgtggtacttttagcaacttgaaagtacagaacaagttccgcgtgaactttttcgctgcatagaagctgaacaatgtattctagaagcagcttacaagttcgttccgctgcgtcgcacgaactttcaagtgtgaataattacttaaaaaatgggctgcttagaatgctattgattaactttgagagctgcttaagccaaatcagtcctaGCTAATGTCCAAGCTAATATACAGGATATAACAAGAACAAAATCTTTTAGAAAAGTAGACTAATGTTTTTTATTCCTTCATTTTGTTTGTAGCAATCTAAATTTATATCATGAGTAACAGAAACcaagaaataaatttgtttaaaatccACACTTTCCGATAATTATGAACGCATTCAAAAGAAgggttaataaaattacactattactaaaCAGTTAATGATTCAATCGCCGTTTATGAAATTAATGTTTGTACGTTCTCTTTCTTTAAAATTATCATTATGATACACAACCGTTTCTTTTTTCCATGTTAAATGTAATCGTGCTCGGTCCTGTCTTGTATTACaatcttttaattttttcgtaTAGTGTCCATTTATGAATGAGAGTGTAGACGGGTTATAGCATAAACGATGACAACATTCGGTAAACTCGTCAGCACCAGTTGACGTTTGTAAGCAAATTTCACGTGCATGGTTTGTAGAAACGCACGTTTTTTCGTTCTTCTGTTAATTTGGTCGTAAATTTGTTCGTTTGAGAGCAAGTAGAAAGTAATTGATTTGAGTAGGTTATATAGGAATTCAAGTTCTATATTGGAACAGCAAAAGTACGGACCAGTAAAACTGCTATCGCCTTTAAGATTGTGCAGTTTAGATCACAAGAAAACATGGTGTATATCGAACCAACATTTCCCCGAGGAAGGAAAGCCGAAACGGACGAGGATAAAcatccgcgtaaaaaagtcaaaaccaataaGGTAaagtgaatataaaaaaaaacttgtcccGCTTATTTTACGAACTTAATTATACTGTGTTAGGGCTATGGTGCATCTACAACCAACGATGAAAAACCGCAGAAGCTTCGTCAGAGGGAAAGGCACCAACAACGTTTGGAGCAGATGGAACAAGACAAAGAAGAACAAGAGCAGGGGGCTTCAGCAGCAAATCTGCAATTTAAAACAGCCAGCGAAGGAATGCTAATTATGGGATGCGTATATAAGGTGCAGAAAATGGAACTGACTATTTCGCTCCCTGGCCGAATGTTTGGAACAGTACCTGTGATGAGTATCTCGGAAGCTTACAGTAACCGTTTGCAAAGTTTGATGCAGAACAACACATCGTTAGTCAAACGTTGTCCGGGGTTGGATGAGTTGTATGAACCGGATGATCTTGTTTATGTGAAGACTAAGCAACGGCAAGAAGCAGATAAACGCTACCAGCTAACGTTGGACCCCAAAGAGCTGCACAGTGAATTGAACCACAAACACCTGGTAGAAGGCTTGGTATTGAGCGCAACCATTGAAGAGGAGGAAGATCACGGTTATCAAATGAACGTTGGCATAAAAAATGTGCGTGCTTTTCTTCCGCTGGCCAAGGTAAGGAAGAACAAGACGGAAATCGGGGCAAACTTATTCTGTGCCATAGAAAAAGTTACGCACACAAATGTATCGGCGACGATTATTTTGAAAGCTTTCAAACCGAACGAACCGAGAAAGTTGGCAGTTGAACAGGTTAACATTGATGCTTTAGTACCGGGATCGGTAGTTACCTTCACCGTCGGGTCGGTTCTGTCAAACGGCCTACAGGGTACGTTGTTTGATGATACTATTCCAGCTTTCGTTAACGAGAATATGTTGGAAAAACCTTTGTCAAAGTTGAAAAACTACGAGCTTTTCAAACAGGTACAAGCGCATATTTTGTACGTGATGCCGATGAGTAAGCATATCTTTCTAACACTGGCCAACTTCGATGGCAATAAAGCTAACGTCAAAGATCCCATTGTCCCTGGGACTATCGTACCGGATGCTAAAGCTCTGCATAAGTGTGCTTCTGGGGTGTGGTTTCAAATAGGTAAAAAATATAAAGGACTCTTGCCAAGAAACATTCTCCGAAGTAAGTACGACGCAAACTACGACGAGCAGATTGTAATGGCTAAATATCAGGCCAACTCTCTGCACAAGGTGCGAGTGGTTCGGTACGAAGTCTTCGATCGAACCATGATTGTGACCGATGACGACAAAATGATCGACATGAAGTACTTTTCGGTCAGTGATCTGTCGGTTGGAGAAACGTACAGCTGTCGAGTAACTAAGATGCTCGATGGCAATCGGGGCTACGTGGTAGCACTGGACAATGTGAAAGGACTTCTAACGTCGTACAACTTTTTCAATCGGAAACCACTTTCGGTAAATCAAACGGTCAAACTTCGACTGATTGCCATAGAGGACGATCGCAAGCTGGCACAGTTTAGCAATCATCCTGAATATTTGAAGAAATCTGCTAAATTGATAATGGATCGTGAAAGTGTTTCGGTTGGGGAATCCTACCACGGAACCGTTATTTCTGAAGGAAATGAATTTTTCGTTGTTGCATTCTGTAACAAGATCACTGGAATTCTATTTAAATTTTGCCGACAGGTCGCTCAAGATCAAAGTAAAATTACAGCTTTGAAACCGGGTGCAGTCGGTTTTTTCACCGTACACGAAGTAGCCGAAAACGGCGAGAAGATTACCCTTTCGATTCCACTGAATGCAGGCCTCGATAAGCTTGGCCTGATTACAGAGGGGACTGTCACTGGGGTGTATGCTACCGGTGCCGAGATCTATCTGGTTAAGGAGAATGAAACAGGAACAATACGACCGGAAACATACTCCGACTTCCCTGCCCACAACATTATATACCAAAATCTACTGAAAGCAGGTGAAAAGTTGCAGGTCGTCAACGTCGATAAAGGTAGCTACAGTTGTCGCGATGTGCAGTATTTCCGGCACAAGCCCACCCAATCGAAGGACGTTAACATTGGTCAGATTCTGCGTGCCTATTGTGTGGAATTATTACCGAAACAGAAGGTTTCGCTACGGTTGGCGCTGAAAGATTACTCTCGAAATGTGTTTCTTCGAAAGAAAGAGTTTACTTCAACTCCGACAGCAATGCAGATCGAAGTAGGACAGGTCGTACTGGTAAAAGTGACAGGACGACTGCGGAAGGAGGATGGCTTTTTGTTCCGTGTTTCAGCGACACTACAAGATGTTTGTTCGCAGGGTGTCGACGAGGTTGTCAGACTCTTGCAAACCTATCTGACGGATGTGCAGCGATTGCAGAAGCGGTAAGTTTCTAAATTTTCTCCCGTCGGTGTGATATTTAAAATCTAAAGCAGCACATGCAAATTTTAACAATTGCTGTTAAAatggatttattcattcttaggTCCAAAGTAATCTTCATTGATATTTTGC
This genomic window contains:
- the LOC131430599 gene encoding protein arginine N-methyltransferase 1 — protein: MSDDDCPPLCEMETGGDSNGEEEETEEWEIAEEQNEPVRCLFCEQVSPTMTTAIRHARERHEFDLAQVRRRFHLDEYSYIKMINYIRLEKPDPAVFKNERSVFWLDDKYLKPVENETWLMFDLDELDELDEILLNGNSTDGGSAKENGNDIGETITLTTDQYRKLHGIINELTAQVREKENLLQHAASDIEKMKESFRNLLEQQSELSAAGKKRDPEEKVAQIREELKHCVSTLSVEDDQSYFNTYSHFGIHHDMLSDYVRTASYRDAILNNSAIFQGKTVLDLGCGTAILSMFSAKAGAKEVISIDQSDIIYQAMDIVRRNKIESIKFVKGRLEDSELPVEKVDIIVSEWMGYFLLFEGMMDSVIYARQRYLKEGGFILPNRCNLSLVGYGDVERHDEFIGFWKNVYGFDMSCMKKEVLREATVEICKPEHVITNANIIANFDLMEVDVNCPNFSYNFELIVKRKCKLTALVGYFDTFFELPEHVEFSTSPYTKGTHWKQTIFYVEEPIPVEEGQVINGKFFCRRDPKDARSLFITIEYLGKVLKYALN
- the LOC131428203 gene encoding protein RRP5 homolog, with product MVYIEPTFPRGRKAETDEDKHPRKKVKTNKGYGASTTNDEKPQKLRQRERHQQRLEQMEQDKEEQEQGASAANLQFKTASEGMLIMGCVYKVQKMELTISLPGRMFGTVPVMSISEAYSNRLQSLMQNNTSLVKRCPGLDELYEPDDLVYVKTKQRQEADKRYQLTLDPKELHSELNHKHLVEGLVLSATIEEEEDHGYQMNVGIKNVRAFLPLAKVRKNKTEIGANLFCAIEKVTHTNVSATIILKAFKPNEPRKLAVEQVNIDALVPGSVVTFTVGSVLSNGLQGTLFDDTIPAFVNENMLEKPLSKLKNYELFKQVQAHILYVMPMSKHIFLTLANFDGNKANVKDPIVPGTIVPDAKALHKCASGVWFQIGKKYKGLLPRNILRSKYDANYDEQIVMAKYQANSLHKVRVVRYEVFDRTMIVTDDDKMIDMKYFSVSDLSVGETYSCRVTKMLDGNRGYVVALDNVKGLLTSYNFFNRKPLSVNQTVKLRLIAIEDDRKLAQFSNHPEYLKKSAKLIMDRESVSVGESYHGTVISEGNEFFVVAFCNKITGILFKFCRQVAQDQSKITALKPGAVGFFTVHEVAENGEKITLSIPLNAGLDKLGLITEGTVTGVYATGAEIYLVKENETGTIRPETYSDFPAHNIIYQNLLKAGEKLQVVNVDKGSYSCRDVQYFRHKPTQSKDVNIGQILRAYCVELLPKQKVSLRLALKDYSRNVFLRKKEFTSTPTAMQIEVGQVVLVKVTGRLRKEDGFLFRVSATLQDVCSQGVDEVVRLLQTYLTDVQRLQKRFQSADKAFSRYSVGQAVDCVVESFVDDDEQTMIVRLDGENAESTVKGIASKDPKKDSYAVGDQLEGRVVWVDIERQLVSVCVVKKHLKNLIVQESWESPSELLDVDSPKKFVTLYKNSHVAVGCLPKVDCPLVIVPLKCHYNDFEPVEIGAKARVILMRKHNGLMLGVTVESYEKFKDLKGSIIAVPKKAPAEYCWLPEDYEEPLLNDLPPLSSEEKKQDESHSDSGIDKDGETVVKKSMIKSTKKLNKKIKSSVIEKFEKVQASPGKILKLNHKKKAKSADKKLKAKMPLIISQLDGAEDLPRSKKIKSNKKKNQKTFFASRPAAKDPDLANAQTPGQLEKKDKLHQLAQQTKFKKKNKHRNNLTGQTVGRMLQNNLPGPTSFWSSKPSTVREQSIDSDSSDDDTQSETQPKTRLTGKERFEAMKQEEKRIRQIEEELADASVDPHTPDQFDRLVLAQPNSSLLWIRYMVFHMESAEIEKARAVARKALKTINFREEDERLNVWIALLNLELRYETIETFKEILQEAIQYNDSYKVYSKVIGVLIDCGKIPEVQEMIDTLQKRFRKQSEMWLLIADCYYKIGQTVKVKPLLSKALKSLQNKEHIPLIVKFAFLHNRNGDRDEAHLLFEQILTSYPKRTDIWSQYVDMLVKDGLINAARQTLERAIVQRLPMRNMKTLYTKYVNFEEKHGDRESVKKVKQMAADYVKQQLSTGGVAVV